One window of the Canis aureus isolate CA01 chromosome 1, VMU_Caureus_v.1.0, whole genome shotgun sequence genome contains the following:
- the RPS12 gene encoding small ribosomal subunit protein eS12, which yields MAEEGIAAGGVMDVNTALQEVLKTALIHDGLARGIREAAKALDKRQAHLCVLASNCDEPMYVKLVEALCAEHQINLIKVDDNKKLGEWVGLCKIDREGKPRKVVGCSCVVVKDYGKESQAKDVIEEYFKCKK from the exons ATGGCCGAGGAAGG CATTGCTGCTGGAGGTGTAATGGACGTTAATACTGCTTTACAAGAGGTGCTGAAGACCGCCCTCATCCACGATGGCCTAGCACGTGGAATTCGCGAAGCTGCCAAAGCCTTAGACAA GCGCCAAGCCCATCTTTGTGTGCTTGCATCCAACTGTGATGAGCCTATGTATGTCAAGTTGGTGGAGGCCCTTTGTGCTGAACACCAAATCAACCTAATTAAG GTTGATGACAATAAGAAACTAGGGGAATGGGTAGGCCTCTGTAAAATTGACAGAGAGGGAAAACCCCGTAAAGTGGTTGGTTGCAGTTGTGTGGTGGTTAAG gactATGGCAAAGAATCTCAGGCGAAAGATGTTATCGAGGAATACTTCAAATgcaagaaatga